The following nucleotide sequence is from Myxocyprinus asiaticus isolate MX2 ecotype Aquarium Trade chromosome 21, UBuf_Myxa_2, whole genome shotgun sequence.
ACCATCTAGCCTAACTTATATAAAATATGTTAGACAAATATACTATGCACATTCATTTCCACCTAGATACAAAACATTTTCTGTCCTGCACAACTGACCTGATGAACTTCGGCAGAATGTTTCTCCAGTGTGAATAACAGAAACAACACTTCAGACCTCCCATTTTGGTAATATAGCTTACTCCTCATAAACAACAGCTGAGCAATGTTTATTTAGGGGATCGTGGCGTCTAGTGGAAGTACAAACAAAGGAGAAGcatcctatttaaaaaaaaaaaaaaaaaaaaatgttttaaacatgaaCCACTTACAAGATTTGGGTCATTTTGGTTTGTGAACTCTTAGTACATGTGCACtagtttttgacattttttttttccttaagaaATTAAGTTTTAATTACAGGGGTCAACGCAGATTTTTAATATGTGTtatgcactgtaaaccctaaagttgtcattactggaaatatcaagttgtcttaattattaCTTGAAATGCCAGGTtttggctcataactcaaatatttaagttcttcgAACTTCTTTATTTTAAGTGTTGATAACtaaattgagtacaaaattgaggctattgGGAAAACCCATAATTCTTTGCATTTGAATTATCTAATTATGTTTCCCTGGTCAAAGAGGAAGGAAtcggggcatttaaatagttgtggTTAACAatttatagaggttttagctcttttgtagtattatttatgttgttttgttgcaaatagttgtttcgtgtgatgtcaccattaatGTGATCAGTGTCCCATTTGGTATAGCGGAACCCTGTTGACTTTTCTTTGTGAATGTGCAGTTAAAGTACAGGTATATGTACATTTCTTTGGATAATTAAGTTATTTTAATGATTGACTTAGTATCAGTTATGATCTGTATTTGAGCTGTTCTttgtttttatctattttttgttTGATTGCTTCAATTAACATTATTAACAACAGTAGAAATCACAATCTGAGAAAAGTCTACTTTCATCTAGTTACCTCAATTTATAGTTAAGTTCATTCCATTtgaacaccaagttaattgaacttaattacATACATTCTGGAGATggcattactcaattcaattgatgGAACAAgttttttttcaatcaaatgaGTAGTCAACTTATTAAGGTTTTCAGtgtgcacactttttttttttaaacaaactatgCATCTACATAATGGTTTTTTAGCATTAGCTCACAGGATCTTCACTTGCTAagctatgacatttttatttgacaaaaaattcgGAATTATTTACAACACTGGTAATGTAACATGATTACCACTCCTGTAGTCTTAAAATGTCACTCCATCACTTGTCAATCCCAGGCTCATTGTCCAGGCTATAGTAATGTTGTTTGTCAAAATGCTGCCCATCAATCTGTGGTAATAAAGTAAAGGAAATACTTCTCTGTGATGTCACAAAAGATCCTCACCAAAAAGAGCAGTGACTTATTTAAGAACTCTATAGCAATTATCTCTAAGCCTATAAAAACAAGGCATATGCCAGGTGATGGGTGGCCCAATGaaaacaaacaacacaacaaTTGCTGTGGGCCGACTTCATTTATCAAGGCAATACTTTCTAGTTGCTATGCTTGATTCAATCCATGAATTTTATCCTTTGAAAGCCACTTGGCGGCGCTACAATTGTATTTCTTGAAAACACAAACGGAGCCTTTTAGGGTTTTGAGTGGCTTTGACGAAACATGTCCAACAAACTTTGTTTCATGATGTGATATAGTAATGCGCACTTAACTTCGTAGGCCACTAATTGCTACTTAGCTTATTGTGATATCAAACCCCAAAACACGCTGTGTGCAATTACGTTTTCAGGGCCTTCAAGatgtctacactgtaaaaaaaaaaaaaaaaaaaaaaaaaaaaatcctgttgtttaaaaaacaaaaataaattaaaaaaaaaaaaaaaaaactggcagctgtggttgccagaataattatgtgaaaaatacagtaaaaatttaaacaactttacagaacaacctgtacattttagtttaaaactgctgtaatttacatgaccaccatgacatggttaaaaaaaaaaaaaaaaaaaaaaaaaaaaaaatctgttcaatttacagtaaaaaaaaaaaaataaaacgtcaTAAACTTAATATAACCTTCCGAAActgtaaaaatgtgctttttcaccAACAGTAGTTCTTCCAGAAACAATAACCattaaacatgtagagacagttctcagtgtcactcacacaaacactaaacaccatcagggtaacacatgtgaaatttaaataatgcagtaaacatcaactaaacattaaatataacacagaacacgcCAATgtgcataactgatattaaaaataagaaacataactattcccataaaatataatgaaatatgatgggtcatgcagggaattgtgggaacgcccgattattaaaatcttaaatttttactgtaattttaacaataatttactgtaatgtacatttttaccattaattatacagaaaaatcatactttttacacctaaattagttttattaattttattgtaaaaactattgtattgtcttttaaaatatattacaattttactgtatattttacagttaatactctaATAAATTAACGTTTGATTTctatagcatttttacagtcttttaccgttaaaattacagacatttttacagtgtagtgttCTCTTGTACAGGTTATTCATTAAAGCtaaaagtaaatataatttacttgAAATCCATTTAAATTCAGCTAAACACTGCATTTTTTGTGCTTCACAATAATGACCATCTTCTACTCGAATAGAATGCACATGagaatttgcatttaaaaacaatataattcaGTATAAAATTCTTGATTTCAAGACGCAAAAGTGAAATTCCACCTaaaatttccaataataataataataataaaaatgccttgaatgcaaaataaatataggctactaatCTCTTTAAATAGCTTACATCCGCCTGTTTGATAAATAAAGCAGTGCAGTGTAAATTAAGAAATGgtcaataacaataacaaaataaaattttatgaaTCAAATTTGAGGGAAAATTAAATGAAGAAAAGCGTCGCTAAAAAATTGCTTCATTTATCCAGATAAAAATGAACGTTTGACAAAGtctatttttttaagtttcaaagaACGAATGTGTTTTGAAGTAAACATCTAGTGTAATGTTCATAGGGTAATTTTTTATCCATTTTTTGCCATCTTAGgtcatttgtttaaaataaacatctAAATCACGACTATGTAAAATGAGAGAGCAACACAAATATGAGCAAagatgcatttttcttttttaattaatttatttatgtatttatttgctgTCTGTATGCTCTTTAGATGCTTGTGGGACTTTATGCTCCTAAATtgaatacaaaaatatttcagaataCTAAACTGGACCCTGttgcaacaaaataaaacaatgcacAAATCACTGAATTAGCCCTGTCATAATTGCGCGTTCAAACTGAGTTCTGGTCTAATTCTTGAACCATTTCAGCGAAGTAGAATCATGTTACAAACATCTTAGTTTAGTAATTTTCTGTCTTTTGCTTGGTTTCACGAGAACAAAACATAAGCTCTGTATGGAACAGAGGATTATAGGTGCGTTTTCAGGCATGTTTGATAAATGTCGGCATAGGCAAGCTTTTTAAACCAGTTCAGCAAGCACAATATTGAACCTTTTACTTGaacatattaataaataaataaaacattaaatactaAATATGGCTACAAGAGTAGCCGACGTTACTTTTcctttgtgtatttttatttgtattttaacagGCGGCTTCAGTGCTACCTTTTAAATCGTGACCCCAACAACATGTCAAGAAACACTTACTAGCCTACATAAAAATGTCCACTTATAATTTAATTGCAACCAGTAGTGCATGTGGAAATAAACAGATTTCGATGGGTCTTAAATTCTACACATCTATTTTAGTGGTCTAAAGAATCCGAGGGCGGAGCAAAGAAGCGCTCCAGAAACCCCATTGGCAGCGCGTTTGGAAAGGGAACTGAGGGAACTGATGCACACATGACATTTTCTGACACTTTGCCTGTTGATTGAGTCAGAAGACGTTTTCCTTTCATTAAATCGCACTTAACTTGAAAGACAATTACACTGTGGACTAATTCATCGCCATGAAAGAGCAACAGTCTCCCAGATAGAAGCACAACACTTCAGGCCATCCTAATTTGACGAGCAATTTACGTAAATGTTTTAAATGGCGAATAACCGCACCTCATTTTCCATTCATAACATCTTAAACCGTGATTCCGAGAAGAATATTCGTATTGACGAGGAATACGCTGATGAACAGGCAATAGGGGACACAGAGGCACAGGATTGTTCCAGTTCATCTGTATCGGTCGGTAAGAATGAAGCAGAGAGCGCAGAAAGGCGCATCTCTCCCTGTGTGCTTGTGTTGGACTCATTCTCCGATCAGAATTCATGCGAGGAAGAATCAACGGGGGAAGACACTTCACAACCAGAAATACGACATGGTGAGGCATTAGCACTACACGGCGAATTCATTCATGCGCAACCCGCTAAAACCTATTCATTTATGCGCAACCTTAAAAACAATCGTTATAAATTGCACTTGCAAGCTAAAACTGACGGAGACCTGTATATACACATGTTGCATACATCTAAGAAATGAACGGGATCATTTTGAGCTTGTCTATTCGATAAAAAAATCGAATTATTTCTCACTAGATATCTAAATGCGCGTCACtccaaatcatattttttctCTATATGGTAGCCTATAATTTGTGATGTGATGCAATATTAAATCAGTGGCACTACTAAACAAAATGCGATGCATATGCATATGCATATGTTATGAATGAAATCTAATTGCGAGTTTGTCAGTGCAATAATATGCCATACATTTTGCATTATGTTTATTATGCAGTTCTCAATTCAAGCGCATAATTTCTAATtgtgattttaaacatttatccAAATAGGTTATACGTGTAAATCCAAACTATATTTTGCTGTATGGCAATATTTGTGAGTTGTAAGTTGTTTGAGCTGGCTAATATTTAATCGGGACTATTTGAATCTTCTCAATTGACTTCTTCATACAGCACAAGGCCTCCGATTTGCCAGACAAAGCCTAATCCTGTGCATTGTCCATCTATAGATATTGACCGAGGGAAGGCACAGAGCTGTAATTTCGGAGATAACAACCCCAAATCGAGCAAGAAAAGGTCTCGGGCGGCGTTCTCACATGCGCAGGTGTATGAGCTGGAGCGGCGCTTTAACCTGCAGCGGTACCTGTCCGGCCCAGAGCGCGCAGACCTCGCAGGAGCGCTCAAACTGACGGAGACACAGGTGAAGATTTGGTTCCAGAACAGGAGATACAAAACCAAACGGCGACAAATGGCGACCGAGCTTACGACAACTCCCACAGCAACCCTGGCGAAGAGAGTGGCAGTGAAAGTACTGGTGAAAAACGACCAGAGGCAATACAACGCCGAGGATCTACCTAGTCCGTTCGTTCCTCCCGTATACCAGTCTTTCCCTTACTACCCTTACATGTGCTTCCAGCCATGGATCTCTGGGAACACTTTAAGTGGTGGCTTGTACTGATTTACTGGGGGTTACGGCACAATGTGGGAAGTGACTATTGAGTTTTGTTAAACACAAACAATCATCAGCCAGTCAAAGTGCACTTATGCAGAAGAGAAAACACAAATCATTTTGTTTCAGCAGGGTTGTAAATACCAAACATATCTAATAAACTGTAGAATGGCCTAAGAAACCAAAAGGACAACCAAACTGGGATGTGACAATACTGATGTTCACTATTAATACTTTTATACCGATGAATAAGCCAAAGCAGAGACAATTCACTCTATAGAAATTTTGTCAGGTTTGTAGTATAACCTAAAACTGTTAATGTTGCACAAAATATTAGgacaaaatacttaaatatttaaaaatctatgGATGTCATTGCACTATAGGTGACAAACTGTTCAACCAAAAAGTGGCATCTGCACACAAATAAGGCTAAACATTTTCAGAACGAAATTTTTAATAGCcatttttcaatttatttttaactAACTGGTCATGCAGGTGCCTAAATAATCTTtgctttgtgaaatgttttgcttgaaaagtgcttgcctttctttaaaataaatgccacatggtttgacattttgttctataatgcaaagacattcatacattaagtgtccaaatactttatgaGGCCACAGTAGCCTGGTTTGATATGTACAGAGTGTATTTAGTTTTTGGAGTTTTTCCTTTGTTAGCCTTTGGTGAATAAAGTTCAtctttatttccatcaccgttgGAAGTTTAAAAGTAATCTTCCATATGCTGTAATACAGTCTTACATGTCTTAATATGTGTCAAGCAGACTTTTAATGTAATAGCTGAATTAAATTT
It contains:
- the LOC127412331 gene encoding homeobox protein zampogna-like, with protein sequence MANNRTSFSIHNILNRDSEKNIRIDEEYADEQAIGDTEAQDCSSSSVSVGKNEAESAERRISPCVLVLDSFSDQNSCEEESTGEDTSQPEIRHDIDRGKAQSCNFGDNNPKSSKKRSRAAFSHAQVYELERRFNLQRYLSGPERADLAGALKLTETQVKIWFQNRRYKTKRRQMATELTTTPTATLAKRVAVKVLVKNDQRQYNAEDLPSPFVPPVYQSFPYYPYMCFQPWISGNTLSGGLY